One genomic region from Salvia hispanica cultivar TCC Black 2014 chromosome 2, UniMelb_Shisp_WGS_1.0, whole genome shotgun sequence encodes:
- the LOC125203688 gene encoding calcium-dependent protein kinase 32-like: protein MGNCCATPQTSDEKLNGKHKRNPFATDYGVPNGGRKSYVLSNPTGHNLEEVYELGRELGRGEFGVTYMCTDKATGEKFACKSISKKKLRTRVDIDDVRREVEIMRKLPNHPNIVSLKDAYEDDHAVHLVMELCEGGELFDRIVARGHYTERAAAAVTRTIVEVIQVCHQHGVMHRDLKPENFLFANMKETAPLKAIDFGLSVFFNPGQRFNEIVGSPYYMAPEVLKRNYGPEVDVWSAGVILYILLCGFPPFWAETEQGVAQAIIRSDVKFKRDPWPKVSDKAKDLVKKMLNPDPKQRPTAQEVLDHPWLQNAKSAPNVSLGETVRARLKQFSTMNKLKKRALRVIAQHLSVEEVAGIKDGFQMMDTSKRGKIDMNELRAGLHKLGHHIPETDIQFLMEAGDVDKDGFLDYGEFVAISVHLRKMGSDDHLRKAFEFFDKNETGYIEIEELRDSLTDEAEALSEEVINAIIQDVDTDKDGRISYEEFAAMMKAGTDWRKASRQYSRERYNSLSQKLMKDGSLQMANVPS, encoded by the exons ATGGGAAATTGTTGTGCAACGCCACAAACATCCGATGAGAAGTTGAACGGAAAGCATAAAAGAAATCCATTTGCAACGGATTACGGCGTGCCAAATGGTGGCCGCAAATCCTATGTGCTGAGCAATCCAACAGGGCATAATCTGGAGGAGGTTTATGAGCTCGGCCGCGAGCTCGGGCGGGGGGAGTTTGGGGTGACTTACATGTGCACTGACAAGGCGACAGGGGAGAAATTCGCCTGCAAATCCATCTCCAAGAAGAAGCTGAGGACTAGGGTGGATATTGATGATGTTAGGAGGGAGGTTGAGATCATGAGGAAACTGCCTAACCACCCCAACATTGTCAGCTTGAAGGATGCCTATGAGGATGATCATGCTGTGCACTTGGTTATGGAGCTCTGTGAGGGTGGTGAGCTCTTTGATAGGATTGTTGCTAGAGGGCATTACACGGAGAGGGCTGCTGCGGCCGTGACTCGGACCATCGTTGAAGTGATTCAG GTATGCCATCAGCATGGGGTTATGCACCGTGATCTCAAGCCCGAAAACTTCTTGTTCGCCAACATGAAGGAAACAGCACCACTTAAGGCCATTGATTTTGGACTTTCAGTCTTCTTCAATCCCG GACAAAGATTCAACGAGATCGTGGGAAGTCCTTACTATATGGCCCCAGAGGTTCTAAAGAGAAACTATGGTCCAGAAGTAGATGTCTGGAGTGCTGGTGTCATCCTCTACATATTGTTGTGTGGTTTCCCGCCTTTTTGGGCCG AAACTGAACAAGGTGTGGCTCAAGCAATCATTCGTTCGGATGTGAAATTCAAACGGGATCCTTGGCCTAAGGTCTCCGATAAAGCCAAGGACCTGGTCAAGAAGATGCTCAACCCAGACCCAAAACAGCGGCCTACAGCACAGGAAGTTTTAG ATCATCCTTGGTTGCAGAACGCAAAAAGTGCTCCTAATGTTTCTCTGGGTGAAACTGTAAGAGCTAGACTGAAACAATTCTCCACTATGAACAAGCTCAAGAAGAGAGCTTTAAGG GTCATTGCTCAGCATTTATCCGTGGAGGAAGTGGCCGGAATCAAAGATGGATTCCAGATGATGGACACTAGCAAGAGGGGGAAAATAGACATGAATGAGTTGAGAGCCGGTCTGCACAAGCTTGGCCATCATATTCCAGAAACTGACATTCAGTTTCTCATGGAAGCT GGTGATGTGGACAAGGATGGTTTCCTCGACTATGGTGAGTTTGTGGCGATATCTGTGCACCTGAGGAAGATGGGCAGCGATGATCATTTACGAAAGGCCTTTGAGTTCTTTGATAAAAACGAGACTGGCTATATAGAGATCGAAGAACTGAGGGACTCCCTCACAGATGAGGCAGAGGCGTTGAGTGAAGAAGTCATCAATGCCATTATCCAAGATGTAGACACAGATAAG GACGGGCGCATAAGTTATGAGGAGTTTGCGGCCATGATGAAGGCTGGGACGGACTGGAGGAAGGCGTCGAGGCAGTATTCGAGAGAGCGGTACAACAGCCTCAGCCAAAAGCTGATGAAAGATGGATCTCTTCAGATGGCCAATGTCCCTAGCTAG